AAAGAAAAAGCGATTGGTCTTGGCTGTGAAATTCTTGAAGGAAGTGAATGGATCGCACAGGATGTTGATATCCTCCTGCCCTGCGCTTTAGAAAATCAAATTACTGTGGATTCCTTTGCTAAAATCAGTAAAAAGGTAAAGGTGATTTGTGAAGGCGCCAACGGTCCTACCGCTCCGGATGCAGATGCACTGATTCAGGAACGAAACATCTTCCTTGTACCTGATTTCCTTGCCAATGCCGGCGGTGTTACCTGCAGTTATTTCGAGCAGGTTCAGTGCAATATGAACTATTTCTGGCCAAAGGACGAAGTGCTTGAAAAGCTGGATTCCAAGATGACATCCGCGTTCCAGGCCGTTTACAAACTGTCTCGGGAAAAAGATATCTATATGCGCAATGCCGCTTATGTAATCGCAATTAATCGTGTCGCAGAGGCCGTCAAGCTCCGCGGCTGGGTATAATAAATAAAGTTCAGCAAGTGTTATGACCGGTTAAGGCTGTCTCAATGCAGATTCAAATGCTTCGAGACAGCCTATGGCTGTTTTTGATTCAGAATAAGATATCATTCCAGATTAGGGTTTCTCCGGGGCGTGTCTGAAAACTGATTTTCCGGGGTTGCCAAGCCACTTCTTTGACACAGGAGGAAAAAGTATGAGAAATGATCCACAAGAAATCTCCGTTGATTTCCTGCGGGAGCGGGCAAAAGAGTTGGAATGCCTGTACCGGGTTGACGAAGCCCTCAACGGTGATTCCCTGCCGACAATTCTAACTGAAATATGCAGGGTTATGCCGAGAGGCTTTTGTAATGTACGAGCATGTACCGTGGTAATCACACTAGACGAGTGTGTCTATTCTTTCACTGAACCTTCCGATATCTGCGCTAGTTCAATTCGTTCAGATATTGTTGTAGGTGGCCGCGTTCGCGGCAGTATCGAAGCCCGATATGAAGAATATGCCCTGAATACCCCCGTTTCCTCCTTTCTCGTACAAGAGGAAAAGCTTCTGAATGCTGTGGCTAGTAAGATTTCTAATAAAATATGTGTCCATGAAATGGAGCCCAACGAAACCAGAAGCAATTGGGAAGCAATTGTGCTCTTTCTTCAAAATACAGATCCTACTATGCTCCTTCATGTTTGCGAGAAGATGCTCACACTACTGGCTAAGACAGACCAATCCTTTATCATTGAGATCTTCCGAGAAATGAATTGGACCGAATACGACTATAAAGGGGAAATTAATTTTCCGAGGGGCGATATCCCTGCAATGGATGTTATTCTTCTGAGCAACAGTGTTTTTCATGTTGCAAAGACCTGCTTAAAGGATGATGAGATATTCGATTATATCAACCTGTGGATTTACCAGGGAAAGACCTATGAATTAATCAAACTGGTTGACAGAAAGGACTCTGATGTAAAAGATATTTCAAAAGCGTTGATTCAGTACCTTAAAGCGGTTCGCTCCACCGAAATGTCAAGCAAAGCGACGAAGCGCTGGCTGATCGTTGAGCTTGTGAGAAGATTCCTGACAGATCATGCTAAGATGATTGAAAATGCGAGACGTAATCTCAGTGTTGAAGATTTCTGCGAGCTTCTTGACACAGTGATCTGTTCTCCCAAAAGCGCAGGAAAAATTGGAGGAAAAGCCACCGGTTTTTTCCTGGCAAATAAAATAATCGAAGCACATCTGAAACAGGACCCCGGGTACGCAAACATCAAGAAGCTTCGTACTTGGTATATAGCTTCCGATGAGCTGGAAAGTCTGCTCCATAATAATTATCTCGATGAGCTTAACGAACATAAATACCGGGATATTCTCGAAATAAGAATCAGCTATCCCAAGGTGGTTCACTCTATTAAAAATGCACGGATGTCCCCTTATATTCTCACAGAGCTGAACCATATTCTTGACCAGTGCGAAGACAGGCCTCTGATCATTCGATCCTCCAGCCTGTTAGAGGATCAGCGAAACACAGCTTTTTCCGGAAAATACAAAAGTCTGTTTTTGACTAATACAGGAACCAAGGCAGAGCGAATGAAGGGCTTGATCGAGTGCGTTCTGGAAGTATACGCCTCCATGTTCAGCCCTGATTCCATCCAATATCGAAAAGAGCACGGACTTCTGGACAGTGCAGAGCAAATGGGAATCATGATACAAGAGGTTGTAGGACGGAGGGTCGGACCTTATTACTTTCCTCTCTTCGCAGGGGTGGGTTTCAGTAACAATGAATATCGTTGGTCTCACCGGCTCAAGCGTGAAGATGGTCTGCTGAGAATGGTTATGGGCCTTGGTACTCGTGCGGTTGACCGTGTTGGAGATGATTTTCCAATTCTGATTTCTCCCGGTCAGCCCAAGCTGAGAGTCAACCATGTTCTTCAAGAGCTGAAAAAGTATTCTCCGCAGATGATGGATGTCCTGGATATGGAGAATAATCGTTTTGTTTCGGTACCAATTGCCGATATCATGAAGGAGTATGGAAACGAAATACCAAACCTCAGCCAAACAGTGTCGGTATTGAAAGACGATTTTATTACAGAATATAACCGACTGCTCACCGATTCTGAAAAAGATCAGTACGTGGTGACTTTTGACGGTTTAATCGACAAAACGCCTGCGATATCTCAGCTAAAATCAATTATGTCACTCCTGGAAGATAAACTGGGATATGCTGTAGATATTGAATTTGCCAGCGATGGTGAAAATCTCTATATTTTGCAGTGTCGTCCTCAAAGTAAAAACCGAAACAATCTTCCTGTCGCTATACCCGCCAATATCTCTCCCCAAAATACCATCTTTACCGCCGATAAATATATCTCGAACGGAAGAGTTACTGGTATTAAGACGGTGGTATATATTGACCCGGAAGAATACGGCAAGTTAGAACGTCACCAGGACTTGATCCGCGTAGGCAGTGCAGTCAGTGAATTGAACCATATCTTGTATCGTAGAAGCTTCATTCTTATGGGACCGGGCCGCTGGGGCAGCCGGGGAGATATCAAGCTTGGAGTACAGGTAACATATTCAGACATCTGCAACGCATCCATGCTGATCGAAGTTGCTCAGAAGAAGTCAAGATATCAGCCCGAGCTCTCCTTCGGAACACACTTTTTCCAGGATCTCGTAGAGGCGGATATCAAGTATCTGCCGCTGTATCCTGAAGATGACGATGTATTGTTCAATAAAAACTTCTTCCATAAAAACACAAACTCTTTGGATACAATGCTTCCTTCTTTTGCGGATTTATCCGATGTAGTCAAAGTGATCAACATCTCTGAAAACTATTTCAGAAAAGAGCTGGTGGTCCTGATGAATGCTGATTTGGAAAAAGCAGTCGCTTATCTGGAGCATCCTCAAAAGCCGGACA
This genomic window from Clostridiales bacterium contains:
- a CDS encoding pyruvate, phosphate dikinase is translated as MRNDPQEISVDFLRERAKELECLYRVDEALNGDSLPTILTEICRVMPRGFCNVRACTVVITLDECVYSFTEPSDICASSIRSDIVVGGRVRGSIEARYEEYALNTPVSSFLVQEEKLLNAVASKISNKICVHEMEPNETRSNWEAIVLFLQNTDPTMLLHVCEKMLTLLAKTDQSFIIEIFREMNWTEYDYKGEINFPRGDIPAMDVILLSNSVFHVAKTCLKDDEIFDYINLWIYQGKTYELIKLVDRKDSDVKDISKALIQYLKAVRSTEMSSKATKRWLIVELVRRFLTDHAKMIENARRNLSVEDFCELLDTVICSPKSAGKIGGKATGFFLANKIIEAHLKQDPGYANIKKLRTWYIASDELESLLHNNYLDELNEHKYRDILEIRISYPKVVHSIKNARMSPYILTELNHILDQCEDRPLIIRSSSLLEDQRNTAFSGKYKSLFLTNTGTKAERMKGLIECVLEVYASMFSPDSIQYRKEHGLLDSAEQMGIMIQEVVGRRVGPYYFPLFAGVGFSNNEYRWSHRLKREDGLLRMVMGLGTRAVDRVGDDFPILISPGQPKLRVNHVLQELKKYSPQMMDVLDMENNRFVSVPIADIMKEYGNEIPNLSQTVSVLKDDFITEYNRLLTDSEKDQYVVTFDGLIDKTPAISQLKSIMSLLEDKLGYAVDIEFASDGENLYILQCRPQSKNRNNLPVAIPANISPQNTIFTADKYISNGRVTGIKTVVYIDPEEYGKLERHQDLIRVGSAVSELNHILYRRSFILMGPGRWGSRGDIKLGVQVTYSDICNASMLIEVAQKKSRYQPELSFGTHFFQDLVEADIKYLPLYPEDDDVLFNKNFFHKNTNSLDTMLPSFADLSDVVKVINISENYFRKELVVLMNADLEKAVAYLEHPQKPDRKHSDTYFDEYERTGGKDDDGWKWRHYMAEKIAASLDFKTYSIKGVYLFGSTGSCTAKHNSDIDLLIHFVGSSEQKERLDVLLRGWSNALSEINYLKTGYQSDGLLDVHYVTDRDIEKGDSYAIKINSVYDPAIPLRVLAD